CCAAGTGGTGAATGATGGATTAGAGGTTGAAGTTGCTGAGGGTTTAACACTGACCCAATTTTGTGATAAAATGATTGATTTGTTTATGAATGAGAAACCCAGGTCTAAAGATTGGAGGAAGTACCTTTCTTTTAGGGATGAGTGGAAGAAATACAGGGATAGATTCTATAGCCGATGTCGAACCCGAGCTGATATGGAGACTGATCCTGTTTTGAAGGGGAAACTCAGCTCTTTGGGTAGGAAAGTTAAGAAGGTAATCACTTTTTGTTACTCTCCCAGTTGAttttaaatgtcattttatccgTTTTCGTTTAAGTGTCTTTTAAGGTTATGAACGGAGTTATTAGTTTTAGGATTGGTGTTGGAATTTGTAATAATAGTAATGAATGTGTTTAGCTTCTTTAGATGGAGAAAGTTCCATTTCATCTGAACCAAATGAGTAGGATATATCATATATGAATGACTCGGTGTTGATGATATTAGCTAACTTTGCACTTTTCATATATGTGTATAGTTTTTTATCTGATCAGGAATCAACATTGCAGATTGATGATGATATTGAAAGACATACTGATCTTTTAAAGGAGATAGAATACAATCCTACCGATATTAACGCCATTGTTGCTAAGCGTCGTAGAGACTTTGATGGGGAGTTCTTTCGCCACCTCACATTTCTTCAACAGACTTATGACAGTTTGGAGGACCGTGATGGTAACGAACCATTTTATTCTTTACTAATAGGTTATTCTTTACTATTAGGAACAACCATCATACATTGGAGTGAAATCTGTTCAGGTTCACTTTTTCAATATCGCCGTGCATGCTTGATTCCAGGTATCAAGGTTATACTTTCTAAAGGGATGACGAGACCTGGCTAACAGAAATGGAATGCTTACGATGCATCTACTTGCAATTCAGTGTATACTAGTATGTGAAATTGTTTTGAGATGTTAGAAGTGTTAACCATACAATGTTTCGTCCGTTGAGGCTTTTCATTTGGACCTTAGGTATGACACATGAATGTTGCATTAAGATTTAAGAGTGCTGAGTTACATGGGGTAGAGGGTATGGAAGTTCATTCTAGATTGTAATATTCTAAGTTAAGTTACTGCATAAAGTCGTCTTCAACTTTTTGTTTGTTAGTTTGTTAGGGACATCTCACTTTGGGGAATATCAAAGGAAATTACTACTCATACCTTTTAAGTTTCGGGAGTTACTTTTTATTGCCAATTGGTTTTGAGACAGAATGTCCCTTGGACTTGCAAGTGGCCCAACTCGCTTCCCCCTCTGTCATGAGCAGTCCAAGCCCATTTACAAATGTGGAAAACTTGACATTCACTGATATTTCCGGGATCAGTTGAACTACAAAATTGGTTCCTTTGAAGACTGTTGTCTGTTTCTCCTGTCAAATCAAGTAAATCTCCCTAGACATTGCCATTTTCTGTATGCTTGGTTGTGTCTTGAGATAAACTAAGTATTTTTACTGCCTGtctacttgacctgtttctggTGGTTTTGATCCTTCAATGCTCCATCCATCTTAAGTTTTTACCACTCCTTTCCGGAATTTCCTAGAATAGTTACTGGTAAGAAGACACAGTCTTGTCTTTGAAGCTTGCTGACACAAGCTTATATCCTCTCTTTTGTCTGCTATCTGCAAAGCTAACGACACTAAACTATTTCCTAGGAATCTTATAAAAGACACTTCGGTGTTTGCTAAAAGTGTTTACAAGTTCAGCAATATTTTTCGTATGTATTCTCCAGGATATCTGTGAAGCATTATGAACATGATATCCTGGAGAATAtcatgataatgataatgatgatattCTCCAGGATATCATGTTCATAATGCTTCACAGATATTCTTGAATAGGGTTTTCTTTGTCTTCCAAGTTTCTTTCTTTCAATGTAGGCCTTTTTACTGTTTTGTCCTTCAGCGGCTAGTCATATAGGTTTCGAGGGCCACAGCAATTTTGCATGCTCAATAATGCAGAGTTCTTCCATTCTTTTACTTTGTTACTCCCCTCATTTACTTGAAGTTCCCCTGCTGGATTCTCAACACTCTGATATGGATATGGACACTTAAAACAAAATGTAAATCAATACCTAAGTTCAAGTAATATACTTCTTTTGTGCACAACTAATCTCTGCATGAGTTGTCACTTGTCAGTGTTCTGTGCACTTTGCTCATGTTCTAAGGCAAATTGGAACGTTTGCCCATGAATTCTCCGTAACTTGATCAAACTTTTTGTTGAAGATAAACAAGCTGATAGTATCAGTAGCACCAATTACTCCGTGCTAAGTAACAGAAAATGGGTGTCTTACACTtttttttcatgtttgatgagcAGGTGTTGCTAGGCTGGCTGCCAGATGTTTGTCTGCAGTTTCCGCTTATGAGAACACATTAGTGATTGTGGATACATTTGATACTGCTCAAGCTAAATTTGATGACATCTTAAACTCTCCATCAATTGATATCGCCTGTGAGAAGATAAAAAGTTTTGCCAAGGGAAAGCAACTTGACTCTTCGTTGATATTATTGATAAACAGTGCATGGGCTAAAGCAAGAGAGTCCAGAACCATGAAAAATGAGGTACTTTTCAACTAGCTCTAACACCAAGtagtaatattaattttatgcgacatttgaattttgaaacttGGCTTTTGCAGGTTAGAGAGATTATGTATCGTATTTACAAAGCAACAAAAAGCAGTATGAGAAGCATAGCACCGAAAGAAATTAAATTACTCAAACATTTGCTTAACGTAACTGATCCCGAAGAGAGGTTCTCTGCATTGGCCACGTCTTTCTCCCCCGGAGGTGAACATGAAGCCAAGGATCCTAATGGTCTTTACACGTAAGCCCAAAATAATATTTGAAATTcttgttttgtttaattttgtgAGATAATAGTATAGAACATTTGATATTACATATGCTCTTCTGCTGGTTTTGATGGAGCAGGACACCAAAGGAACTGCATAAGTGGATAAAGATAATGCTCGATGCATACCATCTAAGTCAAGAAGAGACCGAAATTAGGGAAGCAAAACAAATTGATGAGCCGGTGGTTATTCAAAGGCTTTTCATCCTCAAGCAAACAATAGAACAAGAGTATTTGGAGCGGGAAGTTAAAACAGGTGCAGAGGCTAACAAGTCAGAGGAGGAATTTTGACACTCAGTCATTATCTACTTTATTGTGTATACTTGTGTTGTATGTAGTTTGCTAGTTGAAAACCAGCTTCTTGTACATAACATCTCAGATAGGCAGGTACCATGTACTTGTCAAGTTTGTCGTGTTGCATGTATttgatgttgttgctgttgACAAAAGTCACAAAACATCTTGTACTATCGGTTAATCAAGAATTAATACAGTATAGATTAGATGCTTCACGGCAATATGAATAATATGATCATCGGTGGTAATACATAAAAAAGCCTTGGGATAACACTATAGGAGTAGTAAGTAAGAGAAGTACTCCAAATTAAAATGAAACTTAAACGGTGCATCAATCATCGCTTGAGGAATGAGGTATTAGGAAGGAAGTAAAGGTTCCAGTATTGAGAATACGAAAATGGAGAATCGACTAAGGTGGTTTGGCGATgaaatattttcggatatcACATATGTACTTGTAAatacatatcatagcaaaagacaaaataggaaaaaggacaaaaaagaaattaaatggtactttttttttttttttacagaatggtgcttttttttacatgaatggtactttcctttttgtcttttaactatttgtcttttagttgatatgtgtgtagccacacatatctgatatgtgaaAAAACAACCTCGTGGTTTGACCATGTAAGACATAGATAAAATGATGCTATACTTAGGTTGGTTGAGAATTGAGAGTGATAACTTTATtggggattgaggaaaatatgtcATTAGACAGGGGAGGAAGTCCAAatgcatatctgatatgtgtttCCTCATGCATATCACAACAAAAGATAAAATATGAAaaagacaatttttttttaaatggtactccctccatctctttttgttttttacgtattccattttgggtgtttcattttgttctttacatttccttttatattgtcacataatgcattaatattctatcaaaatttgtgcccaaacattattttaaccaattaaattcatttgacattaaatatttcttattttcccaatgtcagatttttgataaaagtgaaaacattataaataaacgtaatttttcttgtttaaataaaaaagtagaggaatctcaatgcaaatTAAATAGTCGTTAAATCCCGTGAAAAacatcaaacgtaaaaaacaaaaagagacggagggagtactttttttTAACAGAAATGGTATTCTTTTTaggatatttttggacaaaacCATCTTTTAAAGTTCCCACTTttgaaataagtttttttttcaaaataaacaCCTTAAACTTTTTCCGTTAAGGAAATCACCACCTTTTCCTAACTTCATTCAATTCTTCCGTTTGTGGGGCCCACATCCAACGGCTAAATGAGACTTCCCTCATTTCTCCCTTTcttcttcctccattaaacccatTCTTCCATTAACAGACCTttgctcaattttttttttcaaattcccAAAATTTAATTGATTTGTCTTCAAATTTTCCAAGTAATCTAATTTAGCTAATAAAATTCGGCAATTTCCCCCATTTATCTGTATAGTGCGCATAGTGAAACATGTAAGTtgtgaaattatgaaattaggTTCTTCGTATATATGTACAATTTGGGGTTTTGAACTCAGTTGATTGTTGCAAGTTTTTTCAATTGAGATTAAAACCATACACCCATGATACAATACCAAGATTAGTCAATTGGCTAGCCGTCCCCACGAGGACGATAAACCAGGCAAGAGTATCCCACGCTGACTTCTCATTTAAACAATCATTCCAATCCAGTACTCCTAAGTCCCAACAATAGGAGCACTGACATCCAAAGTATATCAGCAACACCACTTGACACACCAATTTTCTCCCGGCTAGAGAAGAAATAGCTAAAGTAATCAACAATTTAGGATTTACGATtacataaaataaacataaaaaagGAGTAAAAAACAAGAACTTTCCAGGGAATAGAAACGGAAACACATGTAGCATATCTAATCATAATCAATGAAACCACACACGTAAACGCAAACAAAAACAAAGGTATTAGGCTAGTCAAAACTTAGAGAACATAAGGATTATTATACTTGCCCAAATAACCAGAGTGACACTGCAAGAAGCATTGTACCAACTATCACCCATTCATTTTTTTTGTGACAGGCCCCATATTCTTCAACTTTTCAGCTGCTAAAACAGGGGCTTCTGGAGTGTCTTTGAGTTCAGTTCAGGAGGATAGAGCTTGTAAAGAATAAGTGGACTGAGTAAGAGTACCACAAAATGGGAGAGAGATTGATTTAATGTGtcaaattttgataatttttttccaGATTATAAAaaggaagaaggaagcaaaaGAGGAGGGAAAACATAAATTGGCTGTTGGATGTTAAATACGGGTTTGGGCCGCACCCATCATCAAAAGAGAGAGCACACTTAacaagtccaaaggaggttccaccttaaaatcatatggcaataaggggaATAGCCCTTGGTCTTATTAAGTgtttaactctcttctcttttatcaatgtgggactatcacacgtgatgtttcatgggtcaCATCTTAACATTGGATGTGGGCCCCACTAACAACAGTTTTGACAAAAGTAAAAAAATGGTGCTGATTTTCTTAACAAAGAAAGTTTAAGATGTTTATTTAAAAAAGACTTAATTGATTATTTCAAAAGTGACAACTTTGAAAAgttaattttattcaaaaaaaaatcctgAAGTAATTGCAACCATAGTTGGAACTGGGTTGATGTGGACTCCTCTAGAACATCCTACTCTAGTACTGGTACTTGTAGACGTGGTACAAAAAAAATACTGGAATCTTCAAAAACCCTGCACaattcttctttctctctcctcccccatcatcttaaactcttATTTCTCCTCAACGGAGGATTTTAGTCTTTACACACCCTAAAAATACACGCAATTTCTTAGAAATGGCAGCTTCTGTAATACTACGATCAGCTCTTCGGAAACGTGAttgtctctcctctctttctgcGAACCACCGTTCGGTAACTTTCCTCTTATATCTAATCTAACTTCCTGTCTACTTTTCTCTAGttttttttgttcatttttctGTTTATGTTTTTATTGCTGTTTGTTGTTGGAGTTGAAACTGGAATGAAGATTTAGCAAATGGGTTCGTTaaataatgaaactaattaattaagtaattgaattaatgaaactaattagttaagtaattgaATTAAGTAATTAAAGTGATCTGCTCAGTAGGGTGGTCTTATACAAAAGTTACCGTGGAGAAATTGAAGCTTCGTTTTATTCGCTTTATTTGACTGAGCTACACTATTTTTTTGAGCTACACCCATCCGTATGTGAAAATGTcttgaaaaaaaatgaatttatcTTATCTAACTTTATCctaacttattttgtttgaaataagtcaATATAAGTAGTAGAAGTATATAGCAGACGGCTTGAATCCCCAGTCAATTTTCCTTGTGTAAAAGAACATtcattttaagggttttaaatttttgatcaCAACTGGTAGAACTTTAAAATTGGTAAACCAGCCAGTAGCCAGGATCTGAAGATATTTATCCTTGAAACAAAACTTGTTGGAAATGGACTGTTGTTAATGTCAGTTTGTAACTCATTAAAaccgtgtgcaagtaaaaatggATCCGACCTGAAAATAGCTGGGTACAATCCGAAAATAGCTGTGATATCCGGGAAACCTGATTTTACTGGGTACAATCCGAAAAAGCTCGTATTAGGAGGAAGTTAACCTTTCTTTTCTGGGAGGGGTACAATTTCCTTTCCTCTATGGAGTACTTGTTTTTTTGGCTAGAATTTTAAGTTTTGATTATTTGACCGCTTCTACCAACTATAAATCTtcaaaaatgataaaggtcgcattGCGACCTTTTAAGCCGtatcacaatgatgacatgacatgcttatgtgtcgtgatttaaattgaaaactaaaatatttaacttatacttCTAAGTTCTAACCTATTAtaatgtttcaaaaaaaaaggtaggaaaattctaaaattctaatttgtttcaattcattctttatatcgactaccttatttacgtaatttaatagtaaaaatattgcattaagTAAAAATATTCCGATGATGCATATCCTACGTAGCGCCTATCTGTACCAATTAAGCTCCGACACATTAGAttgtgacaactaaatgttgtagCAACTTGCGATCTTTATCATCATCCATAAATCTTTGTACTCTACACTTGGTTTATTTTACTATTTCATGTGAAATATCTTATATCTCTAACAAAAATAGTGTAGATTCAGTTGCTCATAGTCCTGAGAGTTCCTGTATGCCATGTTTTGGCTACATAAGAATTGTTACTTCTGTGTTGTCTTAAGTTTCTAAGGTCTAACGTGATTCTGATCTTACCATGTTTCTGAATTCTGATGCTTTCTAAAGAGAAATGCTGGCTTGTTAGTTGTTATATAATACGACTAGTAGGATAGTTTTATAGTAGTTCTTAGGTTGTCGTGTGGGGATGATAATTAATGTTGATGATGCAACTTACAGTTATTCCTATTACCTCTTTGCAGTTGGCTGATAATCTGAACCCGTCATGGTTTTCCCCAACGTTGATCAGTAGGTGTATGAGTTTCTCGAGGCCATTCAGGTACATATTCATTCTTCCTTAATAAAAATgagtttttccttttgaacatCGCTTGTGAAATTATTGTGTTACTGTACAGCTCAAAATCTGCTGGTGATGAAATTATTGGTATTGATTTGGGTACTACTAATTCATGTGTAGCAGTCATGGAGGGAAAGGTTGGTCTTCTGTTTCCTTCTCGTTCAACGATTCAGCTTTTGGTTAGTTAGGCTTGCTTATAAGCTTTCTAACCTTGTtaaactgatttttttttgtagaaTGCTAAGGTGATAGAAAATTCTGAAGGAGGTCGAACAACACCTTCCATTGTTGCCTTCACTCCAAAGGGGGATTTACTGGTGGGAACCCCCGCAAAAAGACAAGCAGTGACAAATCCACAGAATACCTTTTTTGGAATTAAGCGTATGATTGGAAGGCGTTTTGATGACCCTCAAACGCAGAAAGAGAGTAAAATGGTTCCTTTTAAGATAGTTAAAGCTCCGAATGGAGATGCATGGGTTGAAACTACCACTGGACAGCAGTATTCTCCTAGCCAAGTCGGAGCATTTGTTCTGACTAAGATGAAAGAAACTGCAGAGGCTTATCTGGGGAAGAACATTTCCAAAGCTGTAATTACAGTTCCTGCTTACTTCAATGATGCACAGAGGCAAGCAACAAAAGATGCTGGAAGGATTGCAGGTCTTGATGTGCAGAGAATCATAAACGAACCAACTGCCGCCGCACTTGCATACGGTTTGAATAACAAGGAAGGTCTCATTGCGGTTTTTGACCTTGGAGGGGGAACTTTCGATATTTCTATTTTAGAGATATCCAATGGTGTGTTTGAGGTATATTGTTCGTTGCATTTGGATATATTAGTTACTATGTTTGTCCTCTTAAGCTAGTTGGCTGAACGTGTTATTTTCTTTCATCAGGTAAAAGCAACCAACGGTGATACCTTCTTGGGAGGCGAAGATTTCGACAATGCATTGGTTGAATTTTTGGTTAGtgagttcaagaaatctgatGGCATCGATCTTTCACAAGATCGGTTAGCTTTACAAAGGCTTCGTGAAGCTGCTGAGAAGGCAAAGATAGAATTATCATCTACCACTCAAACGGACATCAGCCTGCCCTTCATTACTGCTGATGCATCTGGAGCGAAACATTTCAATATGACATTAACTAGGTCAAGGTTTGAAAGTTTAGTGGAAAATTTGATTATTAGGACTAGAGACCCATGCAAGAGTTGTTTAAATGATGCTGGGATATCAGCCAACGATCTGGATGAGGTTCTTTTGGTTGGAGGAATGACTCGTGTACCAAAAGTACAACAACTTGTTCGTGGAATTTTCGGAAAGACCCCTAGTAAGGGTGTTAATCCTGATGAAGCAGTTGCAGTCGGTGCAGCAATTCAGGGTGGTATCCTTCGAGGGGATGTGAAAGAGCTACTTCTACTCGATGTAACTCCACTTTCTCTTGGAATTGAAACTCTTGGTGGAGTTTTCACAAGGCTCATCAACAGAAACACTACTGTTCCAACAAAAAAGTCTCAGGTATGTTTAGCTAATGCTTATCCTAAACTTGTCGTTAAGAATTTTTTCTTAGATGGCCTTGAAGGGAGAGTCGGAGATCCATTACTTCTTGGGGTCCATGCACTGGTTATTATAGGTGTGGGTTAACTTGCCTgtacattttgttgatttttaacAAAATGTGGGAGGTAGGAGAGATTTTTCTCCCTCATATACCTTGTGTATAAGTGCGAGGTGAAGGTCTGCAGTTGCACCTTGGTTTCCGGCCTTCATTTATGTTGGAAGTTCTTACCAAAGACTTATTTGAAGTCTCCTAAAGACAAACCTCTTATGCTGGAGTGTGCCCCAAGTTATCTTAGAGGTGATAACCATTTTGTACCTAAGGTTTGTTTTTGTGTAATAAGCTGCATCATCTGGAACTTTGGAAGTATAATTGTGAGAAATAAGAATCCTCTTTCGTGATTCTTCCTCGTCCTTTTCCCTTAAACATCTTCAAATTCCAACAAAAAATGGGTTATTTTCAACAAAATTTTCAAGTCTTTTTAGCTCAGCTGTAATATGCCTAGTTAGAGAGAGTCGTCATTTATTCTTCTCTAGTACAAAAATAAGACAATATCAGAAGAATGTGAGTAAAGGTTTGTTGTTGATTCTTTCATTTTCCCTGGTTCATGTGATTTGTATTGGCAGATTGAGTGGATTAGGGTATTGCTCTCTGTCTgtgaattaattagaattaattaGACTGTCATGTTCGTAATTGTTGAGTACTAGACGTAAGGGAACATTCTTCCCTTCTCCTGTCAAGTAAAGATCTTTCTTTCGTTGGTTGTTTGTAAATGTTTGTTCTGAGGCTTTCTGTGTTTTTTATCGACTTTCTGAGACGTGTCTCACGCTGACAGGTATTTTCAACAGCAGCAGATAATCAAACTCAGGTAGGAGTAAAAGTGTTTCAGGGTGAGCGTGAAATGGCGTCAGACAACAAACTTTTAGGCGAGTTTGAACTACAGGGAATTCCACCAGCCCCAAGGGGGATCCCACAAGTGGAAGTGACATTCGATATTGATGCCAATGGCATAGTCACAGTATCTGCTAAAGACAAGACAACTGGCAAAGAACAGCAAATCACCATCCGGTCTTCCGGAGGATTGTCTGAGGCTGAGATTCAGAAAATGGTTCAGGAAGCAGAGTTGCATGCTCAGAAAGATCAGCAGAGGAAAGCTCTGATTGATGTTAGGAACACTGCAGATTCCACTATTTATAGTATTGAGAAGAGTGTGTCAGAGTATAAGGATAAGGTCCCTTGGGATGTCGTTCAAGAGATAGAATCTGCTGTGGCTGGTCTTAAGGAAGCTATGCAGAAGGATGATGCTGATCTGATTAAGGCTAAGACTGATGCAGCTAATGCAGCAGTTTCTAAGATTGGACAACATATGgctggcggtggtggtggtggtgacggGGGTTCTTCTGGCGGCTCTCGAGGTGGCGGGGATCAGACTCCTGAAGCAGAATACGAGGAAGTGAAGAAGTGAAACTTATTAGCTAATGTGCTGGTTACAGACTTGAATCCTTGTGTAAATCATGGTTATGTGATTAGTCTAGGAATGTTTTGTGTAAGTATTATGTTGCTAAGCGTTGCCATAGGAACTCTGGAATTAAGATTTTTGTGGATGTCGCTACTGTTAACCCATTAATTAATAAGTAATAACGAGAAccaaaaaataacacaaatatTTGGGAACTGTAATCTGTATTTCATTGTTGTACCTCTGTTAAGTTCCAAGTTTCAAGTGCAGCTGTGCAGGTCTCCTGGTGTTTGATGGGTAATGAATAGATCTGGTTATTGGACGAGGTAGTTCAATGGATATAGTGTTAGGTTCAttttaatagggcttttattggtcTGAGCTCTTATTGGTCTGAGCTCTTATTGGatagggcctttattggacagggtcgttatagggtcaaacttataccgcaattattttgaaaactgaaatggtaatgatacaaaaaattatatgtatagcttcgtattcacttgtacttgcacatggctcttttgtttttcatttttcattgcttgtttattgacccgcgacccgcttttgaccggtccattatcgacccgctaaaaatgaccctttcattacccgacccgcttttgacccgcactgaccctgacccgacccgcccaataaccaggtctaataataaattaatgatACTAGAGAGCGACTGTTTTGTCAAAATTACCCGAGGGAAATAAAAACGAATGTTGGTCACCTTTGAGTTTTACACTTTTTCACTCTTTGTTACCTTTTCAATATCTAAATGTTTTGAACAATATTTTTCTCAACAATTACTTTAATAGTGTGTTACGCATTTGATATGCTACATTACACATTGAAATGTTGTATATAATCCATTTGTTACATCTGTGCTATATACGTTTTAAAGTAAGGAGTTTGTTGAATGGAATAATATGAATCGGCAAATTTTGATATGAATATATAATAGAGGAATCGTCCCAGTTCACTTTGGTGGAGTGAGCTTGTCATGTATAAGTGTATAACCGTCCTTGGGAAAGAttgtaaacaaataaacaatgcTACGACCAAATTGGCATTTCTGTTACTTGATCGCATCACCATATAATGC
This Spinacia oleracea cultivar Varoflay chromosome 6, BTI_SOV_V1, whole genome shotgun sequence DNA region includes the following protein-coding sequences:
- the LOC110804285 gene encoding uncharacterized protein At4g37920 codes for the protein MSCSIPRLQLSIHSRQFPYSPSKLHSLPSISISHTLKPSKTAQNLSIKSILFDSKNSGVQVVNDGLEVEVAEGLTLTQFCDKMIDLFMNEKPRSKDWRKYLSFRDEWKKYRDRFYSRCRTRADMETDPVLKGKLSSLGRKVKKIDDDIERHTDLLKEIEYNPTDINAIVAKRRRDFDGEFFRHLTFLQQTYDSLEDRDGVARLAARCLSAVSAYENTLVIVDTFDTAQAKFDDILNSPSIDIACEKIKSFAKGKQLDSSLILLINSAWAKARESRTMKNEVREIMYRIYKATKSSMRSIAPKEIKLLKHLLNVTDPEERFSALATSFSPGGEHEAKDPNGLYTTPKELHKWIKIMLDAYHLSQEETEIREAKQIDEPVVIQRLFILKQTIEQEYLEREVKTGAEANKSEEEF
- the LOC110804286 gene encoding heat shock 70 kDa protein, mitochondrial; translated protein: MAASVILRSALRKRDCLSSLSANHRSLADNLNPSWFSPTLISRCMSFSRPFSSKSAGDEIIGIDLGTTNSCVAVMEGKNAKVIENSEGGRTTPSIVAFTPKGDLLVGTPAKRQAVTNPQNTFFGIKRMIGRRFDDPQTQKESKMVPFKIVKAPNGDAWVETTTGQQYSPSQVGAFVLTKMKETAEAYLGKNISKAVITVPAYFNDAQRQATKDAGRIAGLDVQRIINEPTAAALAYGLNNKEGLIAVFDLGGGTFDISILEISNGVFEVKATNGDTFLGGEDFDNALVEFLVSEFKKSDGIDLSQDRLALQRLREAAEKAKIELSSTTQTDISLPFITADASGAKHFNMTLTRSRFESLVENLIIRTRDPCKSCLNDAGISANDLDEVLLVGGMTRVPKVQQLVRGIFGKTPSKGVNPDEAVAVGAAIQGGILRGDVKELLLLDVTPLSLGIETLGGVFTRLINRNTTVPTKKSQVFSTAADNQTQVGVKVFQGEREMASDNKLLGEFELQGIPPAPRGIPQVEVTFDIDANGIVTVSAKDKTTGKEQQITIRSSGGLSEAEIQKMVQEAELHAQKDQQRKALIDVRNTADSTIYSIEKSVSEYKDKVPWDVVQEIESAVAGLKEAMQKDDADLIKAKTDAANAAVSKIGQHMAGGGGGGDGGSSGGSRGGGDQTPEAEYEEVKK